One genomic window of Ottowia oryzae includes the following:
- a CDS encoding helicase HerA-like domain-containing protein has product MAEPQLIAQRGDIECFILPGLANRHGLITGATGTGKTVTLQKIAESFSQIGVPVFMSDVKGDLTGISQTGSVGGKMADILKERGLPAPTPVACPVTLWDVFGEHGHPVRATISDMGPLLLARMLDLNETQSGVLNLVFKIADDNGLLLLDLKDLRSMLTFVADNAKQFTTQYGNVSAASVGAIQRGLLTLESQGGDKFFGEPMLNIDDMMQTVGGKGVVNILSADKLMTSPRLYATFLLWMLSDLYERLPEIGDPEKPKFLFFFDEAHLLFNDAPKALLERIELVVRLVRSKGVGVFFVTQNPIDVPDTVLAQLGNRVQHALRAFTARDQRAVKATAETMRGNPGLDIAQAITELATGEALVSLLDEKGRPSVTQRVYVLPPGSQIGPITDAQRATLVKESLVAGTYEEAVDRESAYEMLAQRGNQAVQAGGSQGAAKPGAPATPGTANAPAPAESGGMFGDLMTLGKEALFGRTGPRGGQYDGLVQNVVKGEMRRMGRELVRGALGSLLGGKRK; this is encoded by the coding sequence ATGGCCGAACCCCAGCTCATTGCCCAGCGCGGCGACATTGAATGCTTCATCTTGCCGGGCCTGGCCAACCGCCACGGCCTGATCACCGGTGCCACCGGCACGGGCAAGACCGTCACGCTGCAGAAGATCGCCGAATCCTTCAGCCAGATCGGCGTGCCGGTCTTCATGTCCGACGTGAAGGGCGACCTGACCGGCATCAGCCAGACCGGCAGCGTGGGCGGCAAGATGGCCGACATCCTGAAAGAGCGCGGCCTGCCCGCGCCCACGCCCGTGGCCTGCCCTGTCACCCTGTGGGACGTGTTTGGCGAACACGGGCACCCGGTGCGCGCCACCATCAGCGACATGGGCCCGCTGCTGCTGGCGCGCATGCTCGATCTGAACGAGACGCAAAGCGGCGTGCTGAACCTGGTGTTCAAGATCGCCGACGACAACGGCCTGCTGCTGCTTGACTTGAAAGACCTGCGCAGCATGCTGACCTTCGTGGCGGACAACGCCAAGCAGTTCACCACGCAGTACGGCAACGTCAGCGCCGCCAGCGTGGGCGCCATCCAGCGCGGGCTGCTCACACTCGAAAGCCAGGGCGGCGACAAGTTCTTTGGCGAGCCCATGCTCAACATCGACGACATGATGCAGACGGTGGGCGGTAAGGGCGTGGTCAACATCCTGTCGGCCGACAAGCTGATGACCTCGCCGCGCCTGTACGCCACCTTCTTGCTGTGGATGCTGTCCGACCTGTACGAGCGCCTGCCCGAGATCGGAGACCCCGAAAAGCCCAAGTTCCTCTTCTTCTTTGACGAGGCGCACCTGCTGTTCAACGACGCGCCCAAGGCGCTGCTGGAGCGCATCGAGCTGGTGGTTCGCCTGGTGCGCTCGAAGGGCGTGGGCGTGTTCTTCGTCACGCAAAACCCCATCGACGTGCCCGACACCGTGCTGGCCCAGCTGGGCAACCGCGTGCAGCACGCGCTGCGCGCCTTCACCGCCCGCGACCAGAGAGCGGTGAAAGCCACCGCCGAAACCATGCGCGGCAACCCCGGCCTGGACATCGCGCAGGCCATCACCGAGCTGGCCACGGGCGAGGCGCTGGTCAGCCTGCTGGACGAGAAAGGCCGCCCCAGCGTCACGCAGCGCGTGTACGTGCTGCCGCCCGGCAGCCAGATCGGCCCCATCACCGACGCGCAGCGCGCCACGCTGGTCAAGGAATCGCTGGTGGCCGGCACCTATGAAGAAGCGGTCGACCGCGAATCCGCCTACGAAATGCTGGCCCAGCGCGGCAACCAGGCCGTGCAGGCGGGTGGCAGCCAGGGCGCTGCAAAACCAGGTGCCCCCGCCACACCAGGCACCGCCAATGCGCCAGCGCCTGCCGAAAGCGGCGGCATGTTTGGCGACTTGATGACCTTGGGCAAAGAGGCGCTGTTTGGCCGCACCGGCCCGCGCGGCGGCCAATACGACGGCCTGGTGCAAAACGTGGTCAAGGGCGAGATGCGCCGCATGGGCCGCGAGTTGGTGCGCGGAGCGCTGGGCAGCTTGCTGGGGGGCAAGCGAAAATAG
- the purD gene encoding phosphoribosylamine--glycine ligase has protein sequence MKILVIGGGGREHALAWKLAQSPKVQQVYVAPGNGGTALASNLQNVPITDVAALRDWALAEKIGLTVVGPEQPLAAGVVDDFRAHGLRIFGPSKAAAQLESSKAFSKAFMKRHGIPTAEYEAFTDADAAHAYVEAKGAPIVVKADGLAAGKGVVVAATKDEAHAAIDDMLGGNSLGVAHNDGGARVVIEEFLQGEEASFIVMCDGKNVVAMATSQDHKRLKDGDEGPNTGGMGAYSPAPVVTPDVHARAMRDVILPTVRGMDKDGIPFTGFLYAGLMIGADGKPKTLEFNTRMGDPETQPIMMRLKSDLVDVMMAATSGKLDEVELQWDRRAALGVVIAAGGYPLNPKKGDVITGLPKPTDDVVVFHAGTAEQGDKTLTSGGRVLCVTALADSVKQAQSKAYDAARSIHFDGMQYRRDIGHRAVK, from the coding sequence ATGAAGATTCTGGTGATCGGCGGCGGTGGCCGTGAACACGCGCTGGCCTGGAAATTGGCGCAGTCGCCCAAAGTGCAGCAGGTGTACGTGGCGCCCGGCAACGGCGGCACGGCCTTGGCCAGCAACCTGCAGAACGTGCCCATCACCGATGTGGCGGCGCTGCGCGACTGGGCGCTGGCGGAAAAGATCGGTTTGACCGTGGTGGGGCCAGAGCAGCCCCTGGCCGCCGGCGTGGTGGACGATTTCCGCGCCCACGGCCTGCGCATCTTCGGCCCGAGCAAAGCAGCCGCGCAACTCGAAAGCTCCAAGGCCTTCAGCAAGGCCTTCATGAAGCGCCACGGCATTCCCACGGCCGAGTACGAAGCCTTCACCGATGCAGACGCCGCGCACGCGTACGTGGAGGCCAAGGGCGCGCCCATCGTTGTCAAGGCCGATGGCCTGGCAGCCGGTAAGGGTGTTGTGGTAGCTGCTACCAAAGATGAAGCGCATGCCGCCATCGACGACATGCTGGGCGGCAACAGCCTGGGCGTGGCGCACAACGACGGCGGCGCGCGTGTGGTGATCGAAGAGTTTTTACAGGGCGAGGAAGCCAGCTTCATCGTGATGTGCGACGGCAAGAACGTGGTCGCCATGGCCACCAGCCAGGACCACAAGCGATTGAAGGACGGCGACGAGGGCCCGAACACCGGCGGCATGGGCGCTTATTCGCCCGCGCCCGTGGTCACGCCCGACGTGCACGCCCGCGCCATGCGCGACGTGATCCTGCCCACCGTGCGCGGGATGGACAAGGACGGCATTCCCTTCACTGGCTTTCTGTACGCCGGCCTGATGATCGGCGCGGACGGCAAGCCCAAGACGCTGGAATTCAACACCCGCATGGGCGACCCGGAGACCCAGCCCATCATGATGCGACTCAAGTCCGACCTGGTGGACGTGATGATGGCCGCCACCAGTGGCAAGCTGGACGAGGTCGAGCTGCAGTGGGATCGCCGCGCTGCGCTGGGCGTGGTGATCGCCGCTGGCGGCTACCCGCTGAACCCCAAGAAGGGCGACGTGATCACCGGCCTGCCCAAGCCGACCGACGACGTGGTGGTGTTCCATGCCGGCACAGCCGAGCAAGGCGACAAGACCCTCACTTCAGGTGGGCGCGTGCTGTGCGTGACAGCGCTGGCCGATTCCGTGAAGCAGGCGCAGTCCAAGGCGTACGACGCGGCGCGCAGCATTCACTTTGACGGGATGCAGTACCGGCGCGACATCGGCCACCGCGCGGTGAAGTAA
- a CDS encoding bifunctional protein-serine/threonine kinase/phosphatase, giving the protein MRSPEGASVGAGSGNATPRLRVRLAQASERGQHARNQDFHGACVPNEEVVPTKGVVLAIADGVGSSEVAHLASEIAVRSMLEDFFSTPASWSIRKSAQRVIEATNGWLYAQSRQAGHTGARRDQACACTLSVLVLHSCTAHVFHVGDARIYRLRQGELEQITQDHRVFIDGQKGVSRVLGVAQHVEVDHESQPIEIGDVFSLMTDGVHEHVDAAALRHAMAQAASPDADLAAVAAGLVASARSHGSTDDATIQILHVLELPERHLSDLRQYAGPLPCPPLLSPGQSLDGLTVVEQLHASSRSHVYLVERESAEGQPTGSGRWVMKIPSLDGRNDPSYLERMQLEEWMARQIHSAHVVRSAPATPHRSYLYVLSEYVPGVTLTAWMRAHPNPGLDAVRGVIEQIARGLQAMHRREILHRDLRPDNVLVDDQGAACIIDLGSAQAAGLRTAAEADEPMGGVGTLAFTAPEQFLGVRASMQSDQYALACMAYQMLSGRLPYGTRVARARSFAEQARLGYEPVATPERDLPVWLDDTLARSLHPDPAQRFETLSEFVQGLRQPTALRPAHRSLSERHPLRFWQGLCAALALALCCSLWALVQVG; this is encoded by the coding sequence ATGCGATCGCCTGAGGGCGCTTCGGTGGGGGCGGGCAGCGGCAACGCGACGCCCCGGCTTCGTGTTCGCTTGGCACAAGCCAGCGAACGCGGGCAGCACGCACGCAACCAGGACTTCCACGGGGCTTGCGTCCCCAACGAAGAAGTGGTGCCGACCAAGGGTGTTGTGTTGGCCATCGCGGACGGTGTGGGCTCCAGCGAAGTGGCTCATCTGGCCAGTGAAATTGCCGTGCGCAGCATGCTGGAGGACTTTTTCAGCACGCCGGCCAGTTGGTCGATACGAAAATCCGCCCAGCGCGTGATTGAAGCGACCAATGGCTGGTTGTACGCGCAGTCGCGCCAGGCCGGGCATACCGGCGCACGCCGCGATCAGGCGTGCGCTTGCACCCTCAGCGTCTTGGTTCTTCACTCATGCACGGCCCATGTATTCCATGTGGGCGATGCGCGCATCTACCGCTTGCGCCAAGGCGAGCTTGAACAGATCACGCAAGACCACCGCGTCTTCATCGACGGTCAGAAAGGCGTGTCACGCGTTCTGGGTGTGGCACAGCACGTCGAGGTGGATCACGAAAGCCAGCCGATTGAAATCGGCGACGTTTTTTCGTTGATGACGGATGGCGTGCACGAGCACGTGGACGCTGCTGCACTGCGGCACGCCATGGCGCAGGCTGCCAGCCCCGATGCGGACTTGGCTGCGGTGGCTGCAGGGCTTGTGGCATCGGCGCGAAGCCATGGCAGCACAGACGACGCCACGATTCAGATCCTGCACGTGTTGGAGCTTCCTGAGCGCCATCTCAGTGACCTGAGGCAGTATGCAGGGCCGCTGCCGTGCCCGCCGTTGCTCAGCCCTGGACAGAGCCTAGATGGCTTGACCGTAGTCGAGCAGCTGCACGCGAGCAGCCGCAGTCACGTATACCTCGTCGAGCGAGAAAGCGCCGAGGGGCAGCCGACAGGCAGCGGGCGTTGGGTCATGAAGATTCCATCTCTGGATGGGCGTAACGACCCTTCCTACCTTGAGCGCATGCAGCTAGAGGAATGGATGGCAAGGCAGATTCACAGCGCCCATGTGGTGCGCAGTGCGCCCGCCACGCCGCACCGAAGCTACCTATATGTGCTGAGTGAATATGTGCCTGGCGTCACGCTCACGGCGTGGATGAGAGCGCATCCGAACCCTGGCCTGGATGCGGTTCGAGGCGTCATCGAGCAGATAGCGCGCGGCCTGCAGGCCATGCATCGGCGAGAGATTCTTCACAGGGATCTCAGACCAGACAATGTGCTGGTCGACGACCAGGGCGCGGCTTGCATCATTGATCTGGGCTCTGCGCAGGCCGCTGGGTTGCGCACGGCAGCAGAAGCCGACGAGCCTATGGGCGGCGTTGGGACATTAGCATTCACCGCGCCCGAACAGTTTTTAGGCGTTCGGGCCAGTATGCAGTCGGATCAGTACGCGTTGGCTTGCATGGCCTACCAGATGCTGAGTGGACGCCTGCCCTACGGCACGCGGGTGGCACGCGCCCGCTCCTTCGCCGAGCAGGCGCGTCTTGGCTATGAGCCGGTGGCGACGCCTGAGAGGGATTTGCCGGTGTGGCTCGATGACACGTTGGCACGCTCGTTGCATCCAGACCCAGCGCAACGTTTCGAGACCTTGTCAGAGTTCGTGCAAGGCCTGCGCCAACCAACAGCGTTGCGGCCTGCGCACAGATCTCTGAGCGAACGGCACCCGCTGCGGTTTTGGCAAGGCCTTTGCGCTGCTTTGGCGCTCGCCTTGTGTTGCTCCCTGTGGGCGCTGGTTCAAGTGGGTTGA
- a CDS encoding formate/nitrite transporter family protein: MSYIVPSEFVTKMVDAGESKLYMATRDAFIRALMAGAILSVAAAFAVTVSLQTGQPIVGAILFPVGFCMLYLMGYDLVTGVFMLTPLAWLDRRPGVTLPAILKHWLIVFAGNFAGALIVAVLLAFVYTYGFSAPAGKIGDTLAHIGENRTLGYAAHGVAGWFTIFIRGILCNWMVSLGVVGAMVSTNVSGKVIAMWMPIMLFFAMGFEHSVVNMFLFPTGLMLGGNFSIADYFIWNEIPVLLGNMVGGLTMTGLALYATHVKTAPRKHAIA; the protein is encoded by the coding sequence ATGTCTTACATCGTGCCTTCGGAATTCGTCACCAAGATGGTCGACGCAGGTGAATCCAAGCTCTACATGGCGACGCGAGATGCCTTCATCCGCGCGCTGATGGCCGGGGCCATCCTGTCGGTAGCGGCCGCCTTCGCAGTGACGGTCTCGCTGCAAACGGGTCAGCCCATCGTCGGCGCCATCCTGTTTCCGGTCGGGTTTTGCATGCTGTACCTGATGGGGTATGACCTGGTGACGGGCGTATTCATGTTGACGCCGCTGGCCTGGCTGGATCGGCGGCCGGGGGTCACGTTGCCTGCAATCTTGAAACACTGGCTGATAGTGTTCGCGGGCAACTTCGCCGGCGCCCTGATCGTCGCCGTCTTGCTGGCATTTGTGTACACGTACGGCTTTTCAGCGCCAGCGGGCAAGATCGGCGACACGCTGGCGCATATTGGTGAGAACCGTACCTTGGGGTACGCGGCCCATGGCGTGGCGGGCTGGTTCACCATCTTCATTCGCGGCATCTTGTGCAACTGGATGGTGTCGCTGGGCGTGGTGGGCGCCATGGTGTCCACCAACGTGAGCGGCAAGGTGATTGCCATGTGGATGCCCATCATGCTGTTCTTCGCCATGGGGTTCGAACATTCCGTGGTCAATATGTTCTTGTTCCCCACAGGCCTGATGCTGGGCGGCAACTTCTCGATCGCCGACTACTTCATCTGGAACGAGATCCCTGTGCTGCTGGGCAACATGGTGGGCGGCCTGACCATGACGGGCCTGGCGCTCTATGCCACTCATGTCAAGACCGCGCCACGCAAGCATGCGATCGCCTGA
- a CDS encoding YebC/PmpR family DNA-binding transcriptional regulator: MAGHSKWANIQHRKGRQDEKRQRVWTRVVREIMVAARTGGGDPTANPRLRLAIEKAKAANMPADTVKRNIDKATGNLEGVSYEEIRYEGYGIGGAAIIIDTMTDNRVRTVAEVRHAFSKYGGNMGTEGSVAFQFKHVGQIIFAPGTSEDKVMEVALDAGADDVVTDEDGAIEVLTDPAQFEAVKNALEAAGLTPEVAEVTMRAENTIDLTGEDAAKMQKLLDVLEDLDDVQDVFHNANVELA; this comes from the coding sequence ATGGCCGGACACAGTAAATGGGCCAATATCCAGCACCGCAAGGGCCGCCAGGATGAGAAACGCCAACGGGTCTGGACCCGCGTGGTGCGAGAAATCATGGTGGCAGCGCGCACCGGCGGGGGCGACCCCACCGCCAACCCGCGCCTGCGACTGGCTATTGAAAAAGCCAAGGCCGCCAACATGCCGGCCGACACCGTCAAGCGCAACATCGACAAAGCCACCGGCAACCTCGAAGGCGTGAGTTACGAAGAGATTCGTTACGAAGGCTACGGCATTGGCGGCGCCGCCATCATCATCGACACCATGACCGACAACCGCGTGCGCACGGTGGCCGAGGTTCGCCACGCGTTCAGCAAATACGGCGGCAACATGGGTACCGAAGGCTCGGTGGCGTTCCAGTTCAAACACGTCGGCCAGATCATTTTTGCGCCGGGCACCAGCGAAGACAAGGTCATGGAAGTGGCGCTTGACGCGGGTGCGGACGACGTCGTGACCGACGAGGACGGCGCCATCGAGGTGCTGACCGACCCCGCGCAGTTCGAGGCCGTGAAGAACGCTCTTGAGGCGGCTGGCCTGACGCCCGAAGTGGCTGAGGTGACCATGCGCGCCGAAAACACCATCGACCTGACCGGCGAAGACGCCGCCAAGATGCAAAAGCTGCTCGACGTGCTGGAAGACCTGGACGACGTGCAGGACGTGTTCCACAACGCCAACGTGGAGCTGGCTTGA